The following are encoded together in the Cololabis saira isolate AMF1-May2022 chromosome 5, fColSai1.1, whole genome shotgun sequence genome:
- the syt19 gene encoding synaptotagmin-2 isoform X1, which produces MVTMVTYPPPAGLLSQAGELTMPFSDAVKFSILGVSVLLLLLALAILAWQIFRCFSQTHTTCNQQDVVDGDLLYSHDKPATSGNYSGPPSLKVEDVNIESNRMSRCLLQNSFSSSESVQADIDTRPQDSIKKVHGSLRFSVYFDRVQSRLVVCVLQVEGLQDHSRATSLQDHSRATSLQDHSRATSLQPFVKVRLLWAGSEAAEVESLRQGQAEATPLVLCTVLEEWHTRIVKGSCNPLFGDQFSCILPEDKDTLSHIDLRMEVRDFDKFSRHTVLGEVRIPLGNLNISYPLELQEDLQIPQKDLVGEVLLSLRFLPTSQRLEVGLLKVRLAVSETDSAMYARISIQCNQSKLRYQKTSAVPRCLVTVFNEVLMFSLPEFPLEQCKILVSLYETRTPKKSSKRLIGQLSVAKESSSEDEHWTLMLRSVRQPVAKWHGLLI; this is translated from the exons atggttaccatggttacctatCCACCGCCCGCGGGGCTGCTGTCACAGGCCGGAGAGCTGACGATGCCGTTCTCAGACGCAGTAAAGTTCTCCATCCTGGGCGTTTCTGTCCTGCTCCTCCTGCTGGCGCTGGCCATTCTGGCCTGGCAGATCTTCAGGTgcttctcacaaacacacactacgTGTAACCAGCAAGACGTAG TGGACGGTGATCTGCTGTACTCACATGATAAGCCAGCAACATCAGGAAACTACTCAGGACCCCCAAGTCTTAAG GTGGAGGATGTAAACATTGAATCCAACAGAATGAGTCGCTGTCTGCTCCAGAACTCGTTCTCCTCCTCCGAGTCTGTACAAGCAGACATAGACACAAGGCCGCAGGACTCCATTAAAAAG GTTCACGGCTCGCTGCGGTTCTCCGTCTACTTTGACCGGGTGCAGTCCCGTCTGGTGGTGTGCGTGTTGCAGGTGGAGGGGCTCCAGGATCACAGCCGGGCCACAAGCCTGCAGGACCACAGCCGGGCCACGAGCCTGCAGGACCACAGCCGGGCCACAAGCCTGCAGCCATTTGTTAAGGTCCGACTCTTGTGGGCTGGATCAGAGGCAGCAGAAGTGGAGAGCTTAAGGCAAGGCCAG GCCGAGGCGACGCCGCTCGTCCTGTGTACAGTGCTAGAGGAGTGGCACACTCGCATCGTGAAAGGCAGCTGTAACCCGTTATTTGGTGATCAGTTTAGCTGCATTCTGCCGGAAGACAAGGACACCCTTTCCCACATCGACCTCAGGATGGAG GTGAGGGACTTTGATAAATTCTCCAGACACACCGTGTTGGGTGAGGTGAGGATTCCCCTGGGAAACCTCAACATCTCCTACCCCCTGGAGCTGCAGGAAGATCTACAGATACCCCagaag GATCTTGTAGGAGAGGTGCTCCTGTCATTAAGGTTTCTTCCCACCTCTCAGAGGCTGGAGGTCGGTCTGCTGAAGGTCCGACTGGCCGTCTCTGAGACGGACTCAG CCATGTATGCCCGGATCAGCATCCAGTGCAACCAGAGTAAACTGAGGTATCAGAAGACTTCTGCAGTGCCGCGCTGCCTGGTGACCGTCTTCAACGAGGTCCTCATGTTCTCCCTGCCGGAGTTTCCTTTGGAGCAGTGTAAAATATTAGTCTCTTTGTACGAGACTCGCACACCCAAGAAATCAAGCAAACGTTTGATTGGACAGTTAAGCGTGGCGAAGGAGAGCAGCTCAGAAGACGAGCACTGGACCTTGATGCTGCGCTCCGTCCGTCAGCCGGTGGCAAAGTGGCACGGCCTTCtgatttaa
- the syt19 gene encoding synaptotagmin-2 isoform X2, with protein MVTMVTYPPPAGLLSQAGELTMPFSDAVKFSILGVSVLLLLLALAILAWQIFRCFSQTHTTCNQQDVVDGDLLYSHDKPATSGNYSGPPSLKVHGSLRFSVYFDRVQSRLVVCVLQVEGLQDHSRATSLQDHSRATSLQDHSRATSLQPFVKVRLLWAGSEAAEVESLRQGQAEATPLVLCTVLEEWHTRIVKGSCNPLFGDQFSCILPEDKDTLSHIDLRMEVRDFDKFSRHTVLGEVRIPLGNLNISYPLELQEDLQIPQKDLVGEVLLSLRFLPTSQRLEVGLLKVRLAVSETDSAMYARISIQCNQSKLRYQKTSAVPRCLVTVFNEVLMFSLPEFPLEQCKILVSLYETRTPKKSSKRLIGQLSVAKESSSEDEHWTLMLRSVRQPVAKWHGLLI; from the exons atggttaccatggttacctatCCACCGCCCGCGGGGCTGCTGTCACAGGCCGGAGAGCTGACGATGCCGTTCTCAGACGCAGTAAAGTTCTCCATCCTGGGCGTTTCTGTCCTGCTCCTCCTGCTGGCGCTGGCCATTCTGGCCTGGCAGATCTTCAGGTgcttctcacaaacacacactacgTGTAACCAGCAAGACGTAG TGGACGGTGATCTGCTGTACTCACATGATAAGCCAGCAACATCAGGAAACTACTCAGGACCCCCAAGTCTTAAG GTTCACGGCTCGCTGCGGTTCTCCGTCTACTTTGACCGGGTGCAGTCCCGTCTGGTGGTGTGCGTGTTGCAGGTGGAGGGGCTCCAGGATCACAGCCGGGCCACAAGCCTGCAGGACCACAGCCGGGCCACGAGCCTGCAGGACCACAGCCGGGCCACAAGCCTGCAGCCATTTGTTAAGGTCCGACTCTTGTGGGCTGGATCAGAGGCAGCAGAAGTGGAGAGCTTAAGGCAAGGCCAG GCCGAGGCGACGCCGCTCGTCCTGTGTACAGTGCTAGAGGAGTGGCACACTCGCATCGTGAAAGGCAGCTGTAACCCGTTATTTGGTGATCAGTTTAGCTGCATTCTGCCGGAAGACAAGGACACCCTTTCCCACATCGACCTCAGGATGGAG GTGAGGGACTTTGATAAATTCTCCAGACACACCGTGTTGGGTGAGGTGAGGATTCCCCTGGGAAACCTCAACATCTCCTACCCCCTGGAGCTGCAGGAAGATCTACAGATACCCCagaag GATCTTGTAGGAGAGGTGCTCCTGTCATTAAGGTTTCTTCCCACCTCTCAGAGGCTGGAGGTCGGTCTGCTGAAGGTCCGACTGGCCGTCTCTGAGACGGACTCAG CCATGTATGCCCGGATCAGCATCCAGTGCAACCAGAGTAAACTGAGGTATCAGAAGACTTCTGCAGTGCCGCGCTGCCTGGTGACCGTCTTCAACGAGGTCCTCATGTTCTCCCTGCCGGAGTTTCCTTTGGAGCAGTGTAAAATATTAGTCTCTTTGTACGAGACTCGCACACCCAAGAAATCAAGCAAACGTTTGATTGGACAGTTAAGCGTGGCGAAGGAGAGCAGCTCAGAAGACGAGCACTGGACCTTGATGCTGCGCTCCGTCCGTCAGCCGGTGGCAAAGTGGCACGGCCTTCtgatttaa